In Polaribacter sp. Hel_I_88, the following proteins share a genomic window:
- a CDS encoding efflux RND transporter permease subunit, with protein MNSKKNSYFKIFIAYLILSFLGFLLLPKLSIRLNPSESLPSLNISYNWANASAYATEREVTNILEGGFSVVKGLTKINSKSSKGNGNITLEFNRYTNIDFVRFEIATIIRQLYKKLPEKVSYPTLSVNKPNKENERAFLSFSINAKQSPFAIQETVKNQIEPIIGAIQGVDKTQVYGATPKEFIINYNFQLLKQLSINKQDIITSLQQQFTKQSLGAIFYKKEYITLSINTNNELNWHIPIKKVGERIIYLDDIAKILEQEQETQSYYRVSGKNAITLSIYANKNANTIVLVKRVSEKLQEIQTLLPNGYSIIETYNATEYLETELNKIYERSSYTVLILLLFILLTSKSFKYLLITVISLVANLGIAFLLYYLFKVEIQLYSLAGITISLGLIIDNSIVMIDHIKKQGNRNAFVPILASTLTTVGALSIIYFLDDAYKVNLIDFALVIIINLSVSLFVALFLIPALLEKIPLKPTITNKWKLKFEEKFYTSYQKLLKVLLRFKKIALIFIILIFGIPFFMLPQKIETNTTFFEKAYNNTLGNGWYRENIRPHLDRYLGGSFRLFNYYVFENAYYNRNEETKLYVSASMEKGATVHQMNEAYLAIENYLQQFIEIKQYTSTIYSGDNARMEITFKDAFKESSFPFILKARLVRKVLDLGGIDWNVYGVGNGFSSGGGSNDPVNFTVKAKGYNYDDLNSWADTLKTALEKHPRIQKVLIKENSYWSKKPSFEYLFSLDKEQIALRNSDPSKIYNELKSLTLSKQSDISINIKGKYMPIRLESDNSKTFDLWAIKNTPLDSLHTPIVLKNIAVTSKEREEESVYKENQEYIRLVQFQYTGSAKFGAKFLKTKLEELKLKLPLGYQFESSQNNWFLNDDKNNNYTFLLLLVLVIIYFICAILFESLKQPFIILSVIPISFIGVFLTFYLFDFNFDQGGLASFVLLSGITVNASIFIINGFNKLRKQKPNENYLELYIEAFKQKIFPITLTIISTILGFIPFIKDGQNEVFWFALGAGTIGGLVFSIIGILFYLPLFTLKKRVIQN; from the coding sequence TTGAATTCAAAAAAAAACTCCTATTTTAAAATTTTTATTGCTTACTTAATTTTAAGCTTTTTAGGTTTTCTATTACTTCCTAAATTATCAATTAGATTAAATCCAAGTGAGTCATTACCTTCCTTAAATATAAGTTACAATTGGGCAAATGCATCTGCCTATGCAACAGAAAGGGAAGTAACAAATATTTTAGAAGGTGGTTTTAGTGTTGTAAAAGGGTTAACCAAAATTAACTCTAAATCTTCTAAAGGAAATGGTAATATAACTTTAGAGTTTAATAGATATACAAACATAGACTTTGTACGTTTTGAAATTGCAACCATTATTAGACAGCTTTATAAAAAACTTCCAGAAAAAGTTAGTTATCCAACTTTAAGCGTAAATAAACCTAATAAAGAGAATGAGCGCGCTTTTTTGTCTTTTAGCATTAATGCTAAACAAAGTCCATTTGCAATTCAAGAAACGGTAAAAAACCAAATAGAACCAATTATTGGTGCAATACAGGGCGTAGATAAAACTCAAGTATATGGTGCAACTCCTAAAGAATTTATTATTAATTATAATTTTCAATTACTAAAGCAACTTTCTATAAATAAACAAGATATTATTACTTCTTTGCAACAACAATTTACTAAACAAAGTTTAGGGGCTATTTTCTACAAAAAAGAATATATTACTTTATCTATTAACACGAATAATGAATTAAACTGGCATATTCCTATAAAAAAGGTTGGAGAAAGAATTATTTATTTAGATGATATTGCAAAAATTTTAGAGCAAGAGCAAGAGACCCAAAGTTATTACAGGGTAAGTGGTAAAAATGCTATAACTTTATCTATTTACGCTAATAAAAATGCAAATACAATTGTGTTGGTAAAAAGGGTAAGTGAAAAACTGCAAGAAATACAAACTTTACTTCCAAATGGATATTCAATTATTGAAACTTATAATGCAACTGAATATTTAGAAACAGAATTAAATAAAATTTATGAAAGATCTTCTTATACAGTTCTAATTTTACTTTTATTTATACTACTTACAAGTAAGAGTTTTAAATATTTATTAATTACTGTAATTAGTTTGGTAGCTAACTTAGGCATTGCCTTTTTACTGTATTATCTATTTAAAGTAGAAATTCAATTATATTCTTTAGCGGGAATAACTATTTCTCTCGGTTTAATTATAGACAATAGTATTGTGATGATTGATCATATTAAAAAACAAGGAAATAGAAATGCATTTGTACCAATTTTAGCATCTACTTTAACAACAGTAGGTGCACTTTCAATTATTTATTTTTTAGATGATGCTTATAAGGTAAATCTTATTGATTTTGCACTTGTTATTATTATTAACTTGAGTGTTTCGCTTTTTGTTGCCTTGTTTTTAATACCTGCTTTATTAGAAAAAATCCCTTTAAAACCTACAATCACTAATAAATGGAAATTAAAATTTGAAGAAAAGTTTTATACTTCATATCAAAAGCTCCTAAAAGTTTTATTGAGATTTAAAAAAATAGCTCTTATTTTTATTATTCTAATATTCGGAATTCCTTTTTTTATGTTGCCTCAGAAAATAGAAACGAATACTACATTCTTTGAAAAAGCATACAACAATACGTTAGGGAATGGATGGTATAGAGAGAATATTCGACCACATTTAGACAGATATTTAGGAGGAAGTTTTCGTCTTTTTAATTATTATGTTTTTGAAAATGCATACTACAATAGAAATGAAGAAACAAAACTATATGTATCTGCTTCTATGGAAAAAGGAGCTACTGTGCATCAAATGAATGAAGCATACTTAGCCATTGAAAACTACTTGCAACAATTTATAGAGATTAAACAATACACAAGTACTATTTATAGTGGAGATAATGCTAGAATGGAAATTACTTTTAAAGATGCCTTTAAAGAATCCTCTTTCCCTTTTATATTAAAAGCACGATTAGTAAGAAAAGTTTTAGATCTTGGTGGTATAGACTGGAATGTATATGGTGTAGGTAATGGCTTTAGTTCAGGTGGAGGTAGTAATGACCCTGTTAATTTCACTGTTAAAGCAAAAGGTTATAATTATGATGATCTAAATAGTTGGGCAGATACTTTAAAAACAGCTTTAGAAAAACACCCAAGAATTCAAAAAGTTCTGATAAAAGAAAATTCTTATTGGTCTAAAAAACCTTCATTTGAATATCTTTTTAGTTTAGATAAAGAGCAAATAGCGTTAAGAAATAGTGATCCTTCTAAAATCTATAATGAATTAAAATCTTTAACACTTTCTAAACAATCTGATATTTCTATAAATATTAAAGGAAAATATATGCCAATTCGATTAGAATCTGATAATTCTAAAACTTTTGATTTATGGGCAATAAAAAATACGCCCTTAGATAGCTTGCATACTCCTATTGTTTTAAAAAATATAGCAGTTACATCCAAAGAAAGGGAAGAGGAAAGTGTTTATAAAGAAAATCAAGAATATATTCGATTGGTTCAATTTCAATATACAGGTTCTGCAAAGTTTGGTGCAAAGTTTTTAAAAACAAAATTAGAAGAACTTAAATTAAAATTGCCCTTAGGATATCAATTTGAAAGTTCTCAAAATAACTGGTTTTTAAATGATGATAAAAATAATAACTATACTTTTTTATTGTTGCTTGTTTTAGTAATTATTTATTTTATATGTGCTATTTTATTTGAGAGTCTAAAACAGCCATTTATTATTTTAAGTGTAATACCAATATCTTTTATCGGAGTTTTTCTAACTTTTTATCTTTTCGATTTTAATTTTGATCAAGGTGGTTTAGCTAGTTTTGTTTTATTAAGTGGAATAACTGTAAATGCATCTATATTTATAATTAATGGTTTTAATAAGCTAAGAAAACAAAAGCCAAATGAAAATTATCTAGAATTATATATTGAAGCTTTTAAACAAAAAATATTTCCAATTACACTTACTATTATCTCAACAATTCTAGGATTTATTCCATTTATAAAAGATGGTCAAAATGAGGTATTTTGGTTTGCTTTAGGAGCAGGAACTATTGGAGGACTAGTTTTTTCTATTATAGGTATTTTGTTTTATCTGCCTTTGTTTACTTTGAAAAAGAGAGTAATTCAAAATTAG
- a CDS encoding RHS repeat-associated core domain-containing protein — protein sequence MKKIIPFLLFFLVLNSFSQTLDKVFLTNEVFRVIYGNGADPDDYPAAHYPAVYNELQANGGFEKKAKLLIYLEFKDNVPVFRRDLSSFNIKSVPFRTSVIKVLLEAFKVPLNTNGSLHYNDVDSNTLYYEHLLTAYNLGMLPNSSSLNPENGISYNEFLEYVKFLESSSSVDAPTQSELKDEENYFRPGIYSPETLGQFRGIEQGVFSHYAKNSFAIPDRKMNLNFSHFYSTSMVEIPEGYYPIKPLGRGWSHSYNSYIVRENNVGNEKIDYYNIVWPDGTIHIYNKDDNKYVTLGVYDEFDDNSSTIYITKKNQVRYKYEKLDSDRLIFYLTEIQDSNGNEITIDYENAEEDDTKRIEYVESPSGKKLRFEYASNTDYIKDITDPIGREIRFDLDDDDDNRLENFYDAKGNRTRYSYIENDAEAPLSEQINRFLLDEIKLPKGNEIKATYNSDNAKLSSYRINNDDEIDIDVKFDYESNEFTSKVKIPTAGGKTLTQNYTFNANGLVTVYDSDIDNITIEYPTSGKNILLPNNTNTNGIDVEYDYDSNGNVTKIDKENGGVVEEFEYDSDNNLTKYIDPNENVTQFFYDSDENLLQVIDAIGNSIHYSYDTYGQLTSIVNQENIEVKYKYEDDGVVSSITAPKGIQSTFSYDGINRLLKRVDNGLVSQYKYDENDNLTSFTNSGNFTTSYSYDTNDNLTSIVNAKNVATSFTYDEQDRVIEETFGSHTKHYEYSDEGFLTEFIKPSGTDIDYKYDNDGRLEETGTITDIDYNNRNLLEDVSNASGKVSFRYDNLNLVERVTTTHGYRIEYDYEDTGSLDDIEYPTINGVELETHYLYDDKNRVTKIELLRNIGQDNLILAEYKYLKDDRIAHIDLANNFRIDYRYDEAGRRDYVSHVDLNSGNPIYEGKFILDVHGNITKASESLPFAAVDSNSSSSSNNSYSYNQNNHITQGSGIPISVNEDGNTTSIDSGISLNYDIDDRLISYSDIDNDFEFKYNGFGQRIEMSKDGVNTKFIRDVLQDNILVELDQNNNPIYYYIYSPTGMLIARMKPNGDLQYYHGDIRGSTIAITNESREVTHKYFYDDFGEITKIVEPDNDSNRFRYVGTYGVEYDTEDLFYMRARYYKPTIGRFLTEDPVWSNNLYPYADNNPISRIDPKGTKSFPALFKEEKYKDSNGNTISSIEAFRIQHSGKVESEIIYGESRIPIIGYKHPNDTDKNYRFVQLKNGKQVDMIHFFVVGRRGHLLGFAKEIQQFVMGSKSAFNPQDVYSNELGIQFFKSFDDLLKDNPDKISEYISIYFNQFN from the coding sequence ATGAAAAAAATTATTCCTTTTTTATTGTTTTTTTTAGTATTAAACAGTTTTTCTCAAACATTAGACAAAGTATTTCTTACTAACGAGGTTTTTAGAGTAATTTATGGTAATGGAGCTGATCCTGATGATTATCCCGCTGCTCATTATCCAGCGGTCTATAATGAATTACAAGCCAATGGAGGATTTGAGAAAAAAGCAAAATTATTAATCTATTTAGAGTTTAAAGATAATGTACCTGTATTTAGAAGAGATTTAAGTTCTTTTAACATTAAATCCGTTCCCTTTAGAACAAGTGTAATAAAAGTTCTTTTGGAGGCATTTAAAGTTCCATTAAATACAAATGGTTCACTTCACTACAATGACGTTGATTCAAACACTTTGTATTACGAGCATCTTCTCACAGCATATAATCTCGGAATGCTTCCTAATTCATCTTCTTTAAATCCAGAAAATGGTATTTCCTATAATGAATTTCTTGAGTATGTTAAATTTTTAGAAAGTTCATCTTCTGTTGATGCTCCAACGCAGTCAGAACTTAAAGATGAAGAAAACTACTTTAGACCAGGTATATATAGTCCTGAAACACTAGGTCAATTCAGAGGAATTGAACAAGGGGTTTTTAGTCATTATGCTAAAAATAGCTTTGCAATCCCAGATCGTAAAATGAACTTAAATTTCTCTCATTTTTACAGCACTTCTATGGTAGAAATTCCTGAGGGATATTATCCTATAAAGCCTTTGGGGCGCGGTTGGTCTCATAGCTATAATTCCTACATAGTAAGAGAAAATAATGTAGGAAATGAAAAAATTGATTATTACAATATTGTTTGGCCAGATGGCACTATTCATATATATAATAAAGATGATAATAAGTATGTAACTCTTGGAGTATATGATGAATTTGATGATAACTCTTCTACAATTTATATTACAAAAAAAAATCAGGTTCGTTACAAGTATGAGAAATTAGACTCAGATAGACTTATTTTTTATCTGACGGAAATTCAAGATTCCAATGGAAATGAGATTACTATTGACTATGAAAATGCAGAAGAAGATGATACCAAACGTATAGAATATGTAGAATCCCCTTCTGGAAAAAAACTTCGATTTGAATATGCTAGTAATACGGATTATATTAAAGACATTACAGATCCAATAGGAAGAGAGATACGGTTTGATTTAGACGATGATGACGATAATAGACTGGAAAATTTCTATGATGCAAAAGGAAATCGAACTCGATATAGTTATATTGAGAATGATGCTGAAGCCCCATTATCTGAACAAATTAATCGGTTTCTTTTAGATGAAATAAAGTTACCCAAAGGAAACGAAATAAAAGCAACATATAATAGCGATAATGCCAAGCTTTCTTCATACAGAATAAACAATGATGACGAGATAGATATTGATGTAAAATTTGATTATGAGTCTAATGAATTTACTTCTAAAGTAAAAATCCCGACAGCTGGTGGTAAAACACTTACCCAAAATTATACATTTAACGCAAATGGATTAGTAACTGTATATGACAGTGATATAGACAACATTACCATAGAGTATCCAACATCAGGGAAAAATATTTTGCTTCCTAATAATACCAATACCAATGGGATTGATGTTGAATATGACTATGACTCTAATGGAAATGTAACCAAAATTGATAAGGAAAATGGAGGTGTTGTGGAAGAGTTTGAATACGATAGCGATAATAACTTAACGAAATATATCGACCCTAATGAGAACGTAACCCAATTCTTTTATGATAGTGATGAAAACTTACTACAAGTAATAGATGCTATTGGAAATTCCATCCACTATAGTTATGACACTTATGGTCAACTTACCTCCATAGTTAACCAAGAGAACATTGAAGTTAAGTACAAGTATGAGGATGATGGAGTAGTATCTTCTATAACTGCACCTAAAGGAATACAAAGTACATTTTCATATGATGGAATTAACCGACTTTTAAAAAGAGTTGATAATGGACTCGTATCTCAATATAAATATGACGAAAATGATAACTTGACTTCATTCACCAATTCTGGGAATTTTACAACAAGTTACAGCTATGATACCAATGATAATCTAACCTCTATTGTAAACGCAAAGAATGTCGCAACATCATTCACCTATGATGAGCAAGATAGAGTTATTGAAGAAACTTTTGGTAGCCATACCAAACACTATGAGTACTCTGATGAGGGTTTTTTAACAGAATTTATTAAACCTTCTGGAACTGACATTGATTATAAATACGATAACGATGGAAGACTTGAGGAAACAGGAACTATTACTGATATTGATTATAATAATAGAAATTTGTTAGAAGATGTATCTAACGCAAGTGGAAAAGTTTCATTTAGATATGACAATTTAAACCTTGTAGAGCGTGTAACCACAACCCACGGATATAGAATTGAATATGATTATGAAGATACGGGTAGTCTTGATGATATTGAATACCCAACAATCAATGGAGTAGAGTTGGAAACCCACTACTTATATGATGATAAAAATCGAGTGACAAAAATTGAGTTATTAAGAAATATCGGTCAAGATAATTTGATTTTAGCAGAGTACAAATATCTAAAAGACGATAGAATAGCACACATAGATTTAGCTAACAATTTTAGAATAGATTATAGATACGATGAAGCCGGCAGAAGGGACTATGTTTCTCATGTGGATTTAAATTCAGGAAATCCAATTTATGAAGGAAAGTTTATTTTAGATGTTCATGGAAATATTACTAAAGCTTCAGAGTCATTACCCTTTGCAGCTGTAGATTCAAATTCAAGCAGTAGTAGCAACAATAGTTACTCATACAATCAAAATAATCATATAACTCAAGGCAGTGGCATTCCCATTTCTGTTAATGAAGATGGAAATACCACTTCGATTGATTCAGGAATTAGTTTAAATTATGATATTGATGATCGTTTAATAAGCTATTCAGATATTGACAATGACTTTGAGTTTAAGTACAATGGATTTGGTCAAAGAATTGAAATGTCTAAAGATGGAGTAAACACCAAATTCATTCGAGATGTTTTGCAAGACAATATTCTTGTAGAGCTAGATCAAAATAACAACCCAATATATTATTATATCTATAGCCCAACAGGAATGCTTATTGCACGAATGAAACCCAATGGTGATTTGCAATACTATCATGGAGATATTAGAGGTAGCACTATTGCAATTACTAACGAGTCAAGAGAAGTTACTCATAAATATTTTTATGATGATTTTGGTGAAATCACCAAAATAGTTGAGCCTGATAATGATAGCAATAGATTTAGATATGTTGGAACTTATGGAGTTGAATATGATACTGAAGATTTATTTTACATGCGTGCACGATATTATAAGCCTACGATAGGTAGATTCTTAACCGAAGACCCTGTTTGGAGTAATAATTTGTATCCGTATGCGGATAATAATCCGATTAGTAGGATTGATCCTAAAGGAACAAAATCTTTTCCTGCGTTATTTAAAGAAGAGAAATATAAAGATTCTAACGGTAATACAATATCTAGTATAGAGGCTTTTAGAATTCAGCATAGTGGTAAAGTAGAGAGTGAAATAATTTATGGCGAATCAAGAATTCCTATTATAGGATATAAACATCCTAATGATACGGATAAAAACTATCGATTTGTTCAGCTAAAAAACGGGAAACAAGTAGATATGATACATTTTTTTGTTGTTGGAAGAAGAGGTCATTTATTAGGTTTTGCTAAAGAAATACAGCAGTTTGTTATGGGGTCTAAAAGTGCTTTCAACCCTCAAGATGTTTATTCCAATGAACTAGGAATTCAGTTCTTCAAATCCTTTGATGATTTATTAAAAGATAATCCTGATAAAATATCAGAATATATATCAATTTATTTCAATCAATTTAACTAA
- a CDS encoding T9SS type A sorting domain-containing protein produces the protein MKIKIKYLFLLICISAYTQGIVETTYEYDNLNRLVKVVFTGEKEKNYVYDDLGNRIVLNITTLSIDAEILKNTITVYPNPTDSFLNIQLPQTILGENISIVLYDINGKQIKKSEIKVKDNSAMINVENLSKGVYLLHIKNEDKKWSQLFIKK, from the coding sequence ATGAAAATAAAAATTAAATATTTATTCCTTCTTATATGCATTTCAGCATATACTCAAGGAATAGTAGAAACAACTTATGAGTACGACAACCTAAACCGTTTGGTAAAGGTTGTTTTTACTGGAGAAAAAGAGAAAAACTATGTCTATGATGATTTAGGAAATAGAATAGTGCTAAATATTACAACTCTAAGTATTGATGCTGAAATCTTAAAAAACACTATCACAGTCTACCCCAACCCAACAGATAGTTTTTTAAACATTCAATTACCGCAAACTATTCTTGGTGAAAATATCTCTATTGTACTCTATGATATCAATGGAAAACAAATTAAAAAATCCGAAATAAAAGTAAAAGATAATTCTGCAATGATTAATGTAGAAAATTTATCAAAAGGAGTTTATCTCTTACATATTAAAAATGAAGATAAAAAATGGTCTCAACTTTTTATTAAGAAATAA
- the lepB gene encoding signal peptidase I, whose amino-acid sequence MVKLFIKGVFILGVIGVLLFFLWSKLLIVSLVLLIVLDTITLNKIYFFLKTNLSKIVLSVIRYVYIIILPILFTVFIRTFFFDVYYVPSSSMERTLYPGDYVLINKFSYGVKLPKHLRNLPVIGNLFDSPENEYNLYRMLNSFAKFERENIVVFKAIDNSDKFLIKRIIGLSGDTIQIKKAKVFINSKELKQNQNYTYSYIYNQENNVTIHQNYSNKEYAALSDNERKKHKINIEEKTNYNYFLFPLSKQDEWTRDNYGKLIIPKKGMKIELTEENISIYNASTTNFENTDLSKLTDTTYIFKNNYFFMMGDNRHYSIDSRSFGFVPESYIQGKMIKIFSFNDD is encoded by the coding sequence ATGGTAAAACTATTTATAAAAGGAGTTTTTATTTTAGGGGTTATAGGAGTACTGCTTTTCTTCCTTTGGTCTAAATTATTGATAGTTTCATTAGTGCTTCTTATCGTTTTAGATACCATTACACTTAATAAAATTTATTTTTTCTTAAAAACTAATTTATCAAAAATAGTTCTATCGGTTATTAGGTATGTTTATATTATTATTCTACCAATTCTATTTACAGTTTTTATTAGAACCTTTTTCTTTGATGTTTATTATGTTCCCTCTAGTTCTATGGAAAGAACCTTATATCCTGGAGATTATGTGCTGATTAATAAATTTAGTTATGGAGTAAAACTTCCAAAGCATCTTAGAAATTTACCCGTTATTGGAAACTTATTTGATTCACCAGAAAATGAATATAATTTATATAGAATGTTAAACTCTTTTGCAAAATTTGAGAGAGAAAATATTGTAGTTTTTAAAGCAATAGATAATTCAGATAAATTTTTAATTAAAAGGATTATAGGTTTATCCGGAGACACTATACAAATTAAAAAAGCAAAAGTTTTTATTAACTCTAAAGAACTCAAACAAAATCAAAATTACACTTACAGCTACATTTATAATCAAGAAAATAATGTCACTATACATCAAAATTATTCTAATAAAGAATATGCAGCACTTTCAGATAACGAAAGAAAAAAACACAAAATAAACATAGAAGAAAAAACAAACTATAATTATTTCTTATTCCCTTTAAGTAAACAAGATGAATGGACAAGAGATAATTATGGAAAACTAATTATTCCAAAAAAAGGAATGAAAATTGAATTAACAGAAGAAAACATATCAATCTATAATGCTTCAACAACCAATTTTGAAAATACAGATTTATCAAAATTAACAGATACTACCTATATCTTTAAAAATAATTATTTTTTTATGATGGGAGATAATAGACACTATTCTATAGACTCAAGAAGTTTTGGTTTTGTTCCAGAAAGTTATATACAAGGAAAAATGATTAAAATATTTTCTTTTAATGATGACTAA
- a CDS encoding efflux RND transporter permease subunit: protein MSITFLILSFLGFLLLPKLSIRLNPSESLPSLNVSYNWVKASAYTTEREVTNILEGGFSVVKGLTKINSKSSTGNGNITLEFSKYTNVDLVRFEIATIIRQLYKKLPEKVSYPIISVNKPNNENESAFLSFSINAKQSPFAIQETVKNQIEPIIGAIQGVDKTQEFGSTSKEFIINYNFQLLKQLSINKQDIITTLQQQFTKESLGSIFYKKEYITLSIKTSNELNCHIPIKKVEERIIYLDDIAKILEQKQETQSYYRVNGKNAINLSIYATKNANTIVLAKRISEKLREVHI from the coding sequence ATTTCTATTACTTTCTTAATTTTAAGCTTTTTAGGGTTTCTATTACTTCCTAAATTATCAATTAGATTAAATCCAAGCGAGTCATTACCTTCTTTAAACGTAAGTTACAATTGGGTAAAGGCATCAGCATATACTACAGAAAGGGAGGTAACAAATATTTTAGAAGGTGGTTTTAGTGTTGTTAAAGGGTTAACCAAAATTAACTCTAAATCTTCTACAGGAAATGGTAATATAACTTTAGAATTTAGTAAATATACAAATGTAGACCTTGTACGTTTTGAAATTGCAACCATTATTAGACAGCTTTATAAAAAACTTCCAGAAAAAGTTAGTTATCCAATTATAAGTGTAAATAAACCCAATAACGAGAATGAAAGTGCTTTTTTGTCTTTTAGCATTAATGCAAAACAAAGTCCATTTGCAATTCAGGAAACGGTAAAAAACCAAATAGAACCAATTATTGGTGCAATACAGGGCGTAGATAAAACTCAAGAATTTGGCTCAACTTCAAAGGAATTTATTATTAATTATAATTTTCAATTACTAAAGCAACTGTCTATAAATAAGCAAGACATTATTACTACTTTACAACAACAATTTACTAAAGAAAGTTTAGGATCCATTTTTTATAAAAAAGAATATATTACTTTATCTATCAAAACAAGTAATGAACTAAATTGCCATATTCCAATAAAAAAGGTAGAAGAAAGAATTATTTATTTAGATGATATTGCAAAAATTTTAGAACAAAAACAAGAAACACAAAGTTATTATAGGGTAAATGGTAAGAATGCTATTAATTTATCTATTTATGCTACTAAAAACGCAAATACAATTGTGTTGGCAAAAAGAATAAGTGAAAAATTGCGAGAAGTACATATTTAG
- a CDS encoding 6-bladed beta-propeller produces MQKIVQKWLFLLIIVISCSKEKTNRPNIDPPKINKNELVNYNKNSQIVKIKLDPKKSKDLIDFNKYFKLEKIINLDNKAVVGTIDKIQFTNNKIIIFDRKNTEQLYCYDLYGNLIWEFKNKGGGPNEYVRLKDFDIDTKQKTVDIWDSRGLKVLKIDIETGNLKGTEKVHTFGQEMVTYKNIKYFYNIGGGFSDSLCFKLIGVNNQNQVVSRLLPYEKIDFTKNSYSIRSLNSSFNKNSLMFSEILNDTIYELKNDELKASYLVDFSNYGVNVKEIKNDKFIENSPILKNKIINFSDKIVFNDDYLIFNYPFKSNSDRYETFRTVLYNRVSREIIHFRRIINSPLTLTKSEQIIFENFDSNDNLVQIIDPMIFNEARQRIKNGVVSEEDIKLFKNKKPELYNLITNSNEYSNPILAFYKLK; encoded by the coding sequence ATGCAAAAAATAGTTCAAAAATGGTTGTTTTTATTAATAATTGTAATTTCTTGTTCAAAAGAAAAAACCAATCGACCTAACATAGATCCACCTAAAATAAATAAAAATGAACTTGTAAATTATAATAAAAACAGTCAAATTGTTAAAATTAAATTAGATCCAAAGAAATCGAAAGATTTAATTGATTTTAACAAATATTTTAAATTAGAAAAAATTATAAATTTAGATAACAAAGCAGTTGTTGGAACAATTGATAAAATTCAATTTACTAATAATAAAATTATTATTTTTGATAGAAAAAATACAGAGCAACTTTATTGTTATGATTTATATGGGAACTTAATATGGGAATTTAAAAATAAAGGTGGAGGACCAAATGAATATGTAAGACTTAAAGATTTTGATATAGACACTAAACAAAAAACTGTTGATATTTGGGACAGTAGAGGTCTAAAAGTATTAAAAATTGATATCGAAACAGGAAATTTAAAAGGAACAGAAAAAGTCCATACTTTTGGTCAAGAAATGGTAACATATAAAAATATTAAATATTTTTATAATATAGGAGGTGGATTTTCAGATTCGTTGTGTTTTAAGTTAATTGGTGTAAATAATCAAAATCAAGTTGTTAGTAGATTATTACCCTATGAAAAAATAGATTTTACTAAAAACTCATACTCAATAAGAAGTTTAAATTCTAGTTTTAATAAGAACTCTTTAATGTTCAGCGAAATTTTAAATGACACAATTTATGAATTGAAAAATGACGAGTTAAAAGCTAGTTATTTAGTAGATTTCTCAAATTATGGAGTAAATGTTAAAGAAATAAAAAATGATAAGTTCATAGAAAATTCACCTATATTAAAAAATAAAATAATTAATTTCTCAGATAAAATAGTTTTTAATGATGATTACTTAATATTTAACTATCCTTTTAAAAGTAATTCAGATAGATATGAAACTTTTAGAACAGTTTTGTATAACAGAGTTTCTAGAGAAATCATTCATTTCAGAAGAATTATTAATTCTCCCTTAACTTTGACAAAATCTGAACAAATTATTTTTGAAAATTTTGATTCTAATGATAACTTGGTTCAAATTATAGATCCAATGATTTTTAATGAGGCAAGGCAACGAATAAAGAATGGAGTTGTTAGTGAAGAAGACATTAAATTGTTTAAAAATAAAAAACCAGAATTATATAATTTAATAACTAATTCTAATGAATATTCTAATCCCATACTAGCATTTTATAAACTTAAATAA